CCCAGTACTTCGACTATCCGGTGAGCATGGTCATGCGCCTTTTGCAGACCGGGCAGAAGGAGGCGGTTCTAACGTCCAAGGCGATATGGCTCTGCGCCACCTGTGAGACATGCACCACCCGATGTCCCTGCGAGGTCGACGTGGCTCATATCATGGACACTCTGAGGATCATGGCCCGGCGCGAGGGAAAGGTTTCCGAGAAGGACGTCCAGCTTTTCTACGATTCATTCCTCGATTCAATGAAGAAACATGGCAGGATCTTCGAGATGGGCATCCTCATGGGCTACAAGTTCAAATCAGGTCAGTTCATGGGGGATGCGGAACTCGGGCCGAAGGTCATGAGCCGCGGGAAGATCAGTTTGTTCCCCAAAACAATTAAAGGCGCCGACAAAGTAGCTCAGATTTTCAATAGATACCAGGAAAAGGCGAAAAAGCATGGCTGAGAAAGAATACGCATATTTCAGTGGTTGTTCGCTCGAAGGTACCGCGAAGGAGTACGACGATTCCCTGAGGGTTGTCATGAAGGCCCTGGGGGTGAACCTTGTGGAGCCCGATGATTGGAGCTGCTGCGGTTCCACACCGGCTCACACCGTCGATCACGTACTTGCCGCGGCGCTTGCTGCGCGGAACCTTACCCTCGTGGAGAAGATGAACAAGGACGTACTTACGACACCGTGTCCTTCCTGTCTCATGGCATTCAAGAAGGCGCAGTTCAGTATGTCCAGGGACGAGGCTTTCAAGGGCGAGGTAAACGAGCTTCTTGATGAGGCCTATAACTGCGGCGTTGAGTCGAAGTCATCTCTGCAGATAATCTACGAAGATATCGGTCTCGATGCCATCGCCGAGAAGGTCACGCATATCATGCCTGACCTGAAGGTTGCGCCGTATTACGGGTGCATCCTGTCGAGGCCGCCCGAGATTGCACAGTTCGATGATCCGGAAAACCCCGTTTCCATGGACAAGGTGCTCGCGGCCGCGGGTGTTCAGGTCCAGGATTTCGCATTCAAGATGGAATGCTGCGGGGCCGCTTTTGGTGTTCCCAAGCGGGAGATGGTGAACAGGCTGTCGGCCAAGGTACTCGAGATGGCTGTTGACGCCGGGGCGAACTGCATTGCTGTTGCGTGCCCGCTGTGCCAGCAGAATCTTGACCTTCGGCAGGAGCAGGTCAACAAGACAACGGGTTCCAACTTCGATATCCCCGTCATTTATTTCACCCAGCTCATGGGCCTTGCTTATGGATTTTCACCCAAGGAATTGGGTATGGATAAGGTGATTGTCAGCGCCGATAAGATAACGCGCAGGATCACCAAAGAAGAATACGCGAAAATAAAAGAAGAAGAAGCAGCAGCGAAGAAGCCTCAGAAGGCAAAGAAAGATGCGGCTGCGGAAGAGACCAATTAAGGAGACCTGATCGATGCGGGTTGGTGTATTTATCTGCCATTGTGGAAGCAACATCGCGGGAACCGTTGACGTCGCGAAAGTGGCCGAGGAAGCCCGGAAGATGCCCGGCGTCGCCTATGCGACGGCGTACATGTATACCTGTTCTGAGCCGGGGCAAAAAGAGATCACGGATGCCATCGAGCGGGATAAGCTCGATAGGATCGTCGTCGCTGCATGTTCGCCTCGTATGCACGAGAATACCTTTCGAAGAACGATTATGAAAGCGGGTCTTAACCGCTACTTTTTCGAACAGGCGAACATCCGGGAGCATGTGTCCTGGATCGGGCTGGACAAGGAACTCAACACGACGAAGGCGATCGATGAGGTGAGAATGGCCGTTGCAAAGGTCATGAGAAACAAGCCTCTGTTCTCATCGTCGTTCAAGATCAACAAGAGGGTTCTTGTCGTCGGCGGCGGCGTTGCGGGAATGCAGGCAGCGATCGACTGTGCCGACGGCGGACTCGAGGTTGTCATGGTCGAGAAAAGCCCGTCCATTGGCGGCATGATGGCGCGTCTCGACAAGACGTTCCCCACGGTCGACTGCTCTATCTGTATCCTCGGCCCCAAGATGGTCGACGTTGCTCAGCACGATCTTATTAAACTTCACGCATACAGTGAGATAGCCGAGATTAAGGGCTATGTCGGCAACTATCAGATAAAGATCAGGAAGAAACCGCCGTACGTTGACTGGACGAAGTGCACCGGCTGCGGGCTCTGCATGGAAAAGTGCCCTACCAAGAACGCCTACGACCATTTCAACTTCGGGGCTGCGCCGACACGGGCCATCAATATCCCCTTCCCGCAGGCGATTCCCAAGAAGGCGACAATAGACCCCAATTACTGCAGACAGTTTGTCAAGGGTAAATGCGGAGTATGTGCGAAGGTCTGCCCCACGGGTGCAATCAACTATGAGATGCAGGAAGAGTTTGTCACGGAAGAGGTTGGCGCCATCATCACGGCAACGGGATATGGCCTCATGGATATCGAGAGACTGACAGAGTATGGCGGGGGAAGGTATCCCGACGTCATCAGCGGTATTCAGTACGAGCGGTTCCTGAACGCCTCCGGGCCGACATCGGGCCACATCATCAGGCCTTCGGACCACGAAGAGCCGAAGACCATCGTTTTCGTCGCCTGCGCTGGTTCACGTGACAAATCACTGGGCGTTCCGTACTGTTCGAACTTCTGCTGCATGTACATCGCGAAACAGGCGATCCTGACAAAAGACCATATTCCCGATTCCCAGTCCTATGTTTTCTACATGGACATCAGGTCCCCGGGCAAGGGTTACGATGAATTTACACGCCGTGCTCAGGAAGAATACGGCGCTAAGTATATCCGCGGCAGGGTATCGCGGATCTATCCGAAGGGAAAGAAGATGGTGGTAAGGGGAGCAGACACGCTCCTTGGTACCCAGGTAGAGATAGAAGCCGATCTCGTGGTTCTCGGAACGGCTGTGGTCTCCGCACCCGGTGCGGCGCAGATGGCTGAAAAGCTTCACATTTCCTACGATACCTTCGGTTTTTACGTTGAGTCGCATCCGAAGCTGCGGCCCGTTGAGACGAACACTTCCGGTGTTTACCTCGCCGGTGCCTGCCAGGGTCCCAAAGACATTCCGGCATCGGTCGGACAGGGATCCGCCGCTGCGGCCAAGGTTCTGTCCCTTTTCTCGAAAGATATGCTCGAATCCGACCCGGCTATCGCCCAGGTCAATCAGAATACATGTGTGGGCTGTCTCAAGTGCCTCAAGACCTGTCCCTTCCAGGCCATCGTTGAAGATACCTTAAGAAACGGCAAGAAGGTGGCCAAGGTCATAGAGACGGTCTGTGCGGGATGTGGTGTTTGCACATCCACCTGTCCCTGCGGTGCAATTCAACTGCAGCATTTCACGGACAACCAGCTCTTAGCGGAGGTTAATGCAATATGTCAGAAGTAGCAGCCAAAGAACTGCGGATCGTTGGTTTTCTCTGTAACTGGTGTTCCTACGGCGGTGCCGATACCGCGGGTGTGGGACGGTTCAAACAGCCTACGGACCTTCGGATCATCAGGGTTCCCTGTTCGGGCCGTGTCGACCCCATGTTTGTGGTGCGCGCTCTTCTTACGGGTGCCGATGGTGTTCTCGTTTCCGGATGTCATCCGAGGGATTGCCACTACACGGACGGCAACTTCTACGCAAGGCGCAGGTTGGAAATGCTCAAAAGGCTCCTGCCGTTCATGGGCATCGACGATAAGAGATTCCACTATACATGGGTTTCAGCCTCGGAAGGCCAGAGATGGCAGCAGGTCGTGACGGATTTTACGAAACAGGTTCACGCGCTTGGGCCCATGCATCAAAAGTAAGGAGAAGGCAGATTGAGTACTCAGAAGCTTAAAGAGATCATCAAACAGGTCCTCCCCGAAGTGGAGACCGTTATATGCTGGCAGGAGGGTTTTGACAAGCTCAATGTGACGCCGATCTTTATAACGTCGTCTGAGCAGGCCGATAAGGTCGTGTGGAACCCGCTGTGCGCGCAGAACCTCGCGAGCTACCTCCCTTCACAGAAAAAGAAGGTGGCCGTTGCCGTGAAGGGGTGCGATTCGAGGACCATCGTGCAGTACATGCAGGAAGGCCTCATTGACAGGAATAACGTTGTCATCATCGGCATCCCGTGCAAGGGCATCGTGAGCAAGAAGAAGATTCAGAAGGCGATAGGGAACGAGCCGGTGGAAGACGTCACTTTTGCAGACGGTTCGGTGAAGGTTAAGACGCCGTCAGGTGAGAAGACGTTTGCAATTGCCGACGTCTGTCCGAGCAAGTGCACGTCCTGCCAGTACCCGACCCCCATTGTCTATGATCAGCTTACCGGAGATGCCATTAAATCGGACAAACCGGCCGAGAGCGTCTATGCGGACGTGGCGGAGCTGGAAGGCAAGACGGTGGAGGAGCGCAGGGCATATTTTATGGGCCAGTTCGATAAATGCATCCGCTGTTATGCCTGCCGGAACGCATGCCCCATGTGTGTGTGCCAGGACAGCTGCATTGCCGAGACACGCGACCCGCACTGGATCACGCAGAAGCTTAGCCTTGACGAAAAGCTGATGTTCCACATGATCCATGCGCTCCATCTCGCCGGGCGTTGTGTTGAGTGCGGTGAATGCGAGCGCGTGTGCCCGATGGAGATTCCCGTGGCGAAGCTGAAGAAGAAGATAAACAAAGAGATGAAAGATCTCTTCGATTATACCCCGGGAGTCAACCCCGAGGATAAGCCACCGATGTATACCTTTAATGTTGACGAAGCTAAGATCAAGGAGCATAAACTCTAATGGCGGACAAAGGATACCTTCCGAAAGAGAAGATAAAGGAATTCGTTGAGGCCCTCGGTAAAGACGCTGCTGTCTTCGCTCCGTGCCTCGAAGGGGACACGATCATCTTCCGTCAGTACACACCTGACAAGGAGATCTCCCTCGACCGGCCGGCAAATACGCCGCCCAAAGGGGCGATCTATCCCCAGTGTGAGACGCTGCTTTCCTTCGAGTTTAAGAAGGAAGCCGATAATCCCCAGAAGATGGACGTAGAGCTCAAGGTGAACACCGATTTTCCGAAGGCTGTGGTTTTCGGCGGGCGTCCCTGCGATGCAAGGGGTTTTACGGTCATCGACAGGGTATTCGTTGATACCGACACAGCCGACCCGTATTACAAGAAGCGCCGCGAGAATACGACGGTCGTTACAAAATGTTGCAATGGCCCGTCTGCCGGCTGCTTCTGCGTAGGCGTGGGCGGAGGCCCGGCTGTCACTGAAGGGTCCGACGTCGTCATGACAGAAGTGGACGGCGGGTATTACCTTGAGGCGGTTACTGATAAGGGCAAAGCCGTGATGTCATTACAGATGATCCAGGATGGAGCATCCTACGAGGCAAAAGCTAAAGAGGCCAACGTGAAGGCGACAGCGGCCGTTAGGAATCCTTTCCCTGAGGGCGCAGACAAGATATCGCCGGAATTGTTCGACAGCGGTGATTTTTGGGGGCGGGTCATCGACAAGTGCCTGAGCTGCGGTGCCTGTACATTCCTGTGTCCCACCTGCTACTGCTTCAACATTACCGACGAGCAGGCGGTAACCACGGGCGAACGGTTAAGATCATGGGATTCATGCATGTTCCAGCATTTTACACTGGAGACAAGCGGCCACAACCCGAGGCCGGTGAAGCATAAAAGATTCAGGAACCGCGTCGGGCATAAGTTCTACTACTACCCGGAAAAGTACGACGGCGCAATAGCCTGCACGGGCTGCGGACGGTGTATTCGGTACTGCCCGGTGTCCGTGGATATAAGCGAGATCGTAGGGTACCTGAGAGACCCGAAGGCGGATCCGAAAGAGTGGGCCGCGAAAAAAACAGACGCAAAGAATTAGGAGTGCGTGATGACAGGGAATGAGAATCCATACCTTCCTGAATTGGCGACGGTCACGAAGGTAATCGAAGAGACACCAAACATTAAGTCTTTCCAGGTTGTTTTCAACAATCCGGAGACGATGAAGAAGTTCACGTTTGAGCCGGGCCAGGTCGGTCAGCTCTCGGTTTTCGGTGTCGGGGAATCGACCTTTGTTATCAATTCCCCGCCGACGCGTATGGAGTATCTCCAGTTCAGCGTCATGAAGGCGGGAGAGGTGACAACCGCCCTTCATGGGATCTATGAGGGCGACGTCATCGGTGTGAGAGCACCTCTTGGGAACTGGTTCCCGTATGAGGAGATGAAAGGAAAGAACATCCTCTTTATCGGTGGCGGCATTGGGCTTGCGCCGTTGAGGACTCTTATTCTCTATATGCTCGATAACAGGGCAGACTACAAGGATATCACCATTATCTATGGATCGAGGACGCCCCCTGATCTGTGCTATAAGGATGAATTGAAGGAATGGGAAGAACGATCTGACGTGAACCTCATCCTCACCGTAGATAATGAATTTCCTGGATGGGAGAAGAGAACGGGTTTCGTGCCTACGGTGCTGAAAGAAGAGGCACCGAAAAGCGAGAACACGATTGCCATTACGTGCGGGCCTCCCATTATGATCAAATTCGTTCTCGAAGGGCTGGCGGAGCTGAAGTTTCCCGAGGAGAACATCATGACCACCCTTGAAGCGAGGATGAAATGCGGTATCGGTCTGTGCGGCCGCTGTAACCTTGGCCACAAGTACATATGTAAGGACGGACCGGTTTTCTCGCTGAAGCAGCTTAAGGAGCTTCCGAGCGACGAGTAGGAAGAAACAGTTTCAGCTTTCAAGTGGAAGATTCAGGCGGCCCCCCGGCGGGGGTCGCTTTTTTTTGGTTTCGCCTTAAATCTCTATTTTCCCAGGAATTTCAGCTCTTCGGGGTCGAAGGAGGTTATTCTCCAGTGGGTATGGGGGGAGGGCGACCTGGCCATGGTGAAGCTTACCCTGTCTTTGCCGCGCTGGCGCACTTCGGCGGTATCGCCGTGGGTTGTTACGGCCAGGGCGAATACCGTGGCCCTGCGGAGGTTGCCGAAGAGTTCTTCGTCGTTGTAGGAGAGGAGCAGGTTTGTTATGGCTTCGCCCATCTGGGCCTTGAGCTGGGGCAGAAGCTGGGCGGCGAGATCCTTGCCGGCGCTGCGCATGTGCTGCTCGAACCTGTTGCGGGGAGCTTCCTTCTTGTCCATCCGCGTAAAGACATCCCGGGCCATATTGTCAAGGATGCTGTCGGTATCGAGGTACTTCAGGACCTCGCGGGCGTCACGGCTCACAATTGCCTTTTTCAACATGTAGAGGCTGTAGTAGGGCGTGGTGCGGGCGTAGAGAAAAGCAGCGATGGCGACGATGATCGGAACTATACAGACAGAGGCAATGACGATGAGACGTTTCCTGCGTACCGGATCTTTATTCTCCATAGGGTACCCGGCCGTTTAGTGCATCTCCACTGCGGTGATGACCCATTGTTGGTTATCCGTTCTCTGCAAGGTCACTAATGTGTCCTGAACTGGTTGGGCCGTCGCTGTCTGTTGATCGCCCGCCACGGTGATGGGCCCCCGGATGACGGACCAGCCCTTCACCTCCGAAAAATAGCTCTTCTCATGAGGGGAGTCTATTTCATAGAGGAGCCGGTTCTTCACCTCTTCGTCAGGTTGACCTTGCGTGACGCTCGCGGGCAGCGCCGCGACGACCCTGTCGAAATCCATGACTTGCTGGGCCGTCTCGGAACTACTGAAGAGGATGGCCTTCTTGAACTGGATCATAGCGTAACGGGGAGTTTTCTTGAAGTACTGATAGCCGTAAAAACCCGCTGCGATGATTATAAGTATGACTATCCATCGTGTTGCGCCGCCCCGTTCATTTCCGAGATAAGCCTTCATCGATCCCTCGACCTCCTCCCCTTGCGGGTGACCGTCGCTAGAGCCCGAGCTTGTTCCTTAGAAGTTCACCGAGACTGCCCAGTTTCTCGTCAGACCTTTCCTGTTCTTTTACTTTGTCCCTGTACTGTGTGTAGCTGTCGAGCTCGATCTTTTCATCGACCTTGGTCCGGCTGAGGCTTACGCGACCCCGGGACGGATCGGTGGCGATGACGACCGCCTGAATGGTCGATCCCACAGGGAACATTCTGTTGTGGTTGGTGCCCTTGAGCGTCCCCATTTCAACGTTGGGAATGAAGCCTGTCAGGCCATCTTTGATTCTTACGATGATTCCCGACGAGATGACACGCTCCACTTTTGTCTCAAGAAGTGTGCCGACCGCCGGCAGGTCTACCTCCTCCATCACGATCTTGCGCTCCATCGAGAGGGTAAGTCTTCTCTTTTCGGTGCTTATATCGACGACTCTGGCCTCGACCTGCTGGCCCGGTTCGAGTACTTCCTTGGGATGATTGATCCTTCTGCCTGCCCCCAGTTTCGAAATGGGGATGAGCCCATCGATGCCGGGTTCGAGGTTCACGAATGCACCAAAGCTTTCGAGACGGACGACCACTCCCTGGATCGTTGAGTCCACGGGATATTTTTCCGGAACCAACAGGAAGGGGTC
This is a stretch of genomic DNA from Syntrophorhabdaceae bacterium. It encodes these proteins:
- a CDS encoding DUF2939 domain-containing protein → MENKDPVRRKRLIVIASVCIVPIIVAIAAFLYARTTPYYSLYMLKKAIVSRDAREVLKYLDTDSILDNMARDVFTRMDKKEAPRNRFEQHMRSAGKDLAAQLLPQLKAQMGEAITNLLLSYNDEELFGNLRRATVFALAVTTHGDTAEVRQRGKDRVSFTMARSPSPHTHWRITSFDPEELKFLGK
- a CDS encoding 4Fe-4S dicluster domain-containing protein, with protein sequence MSTQKLKEIIKQVLPEVETVICWQEGFDKLNVTPIFITSSEQADKVVWNPLCAQNLASYLPSQKKKVAVAVKGCDSRTIVQYMQEGLIDRNNVVIIGIPCKGIVSKKKIQKAIGNEPVEDVTFADGSVKVKTPSGEKTFAIADVCPSKCTSCQYPTPIVYDQLTGDAIKSDKPAESVYADVAELEGKTVEERRAYFMGQFDKCIRCYACRNACPMCVCQDSCIAETRDPHWITQKLSLDEKLMFHMIHALHLAGRCVECGECERVCPMEIPVAKLKKKINKEMKDLFDYTPGVNPEDKPPMYTFNVDEAKIKEHKL
- a CDS encoding 4Fe-4S dicluster domain-containing protein, giving the protein MDTINLSETTNWAFIEEVKKESGQNPSLCYQCGNCTAGCPYTQYFDYPVSMVMRLLQTGQKEAVLTSKAIWLCATCETCTTRCPCEVDVAHIMDTLRIMARREGKVSEKDVQLFYDSFLDSMKKHGRIFEMGILMGYKFKSGQFMGDAELGPKVMSRGKISLFPKTIKGADKVAQIFNRYQEKAKKHG
- a CDS encoding CoB--CoM heterodisulfide reductase iron-sulfur subunit A family protein — translated: MRVGVFICHCGSNIAGTVDVAKVAEEARKMPGVAYATAYMYTCSEPGQKEITDAIERDKLDRIVVAACSPRMHENTFRRTIMKAGLNRYFFEQANIREHVSWIGLDKELNTTKAIDEVRMAVAKVMRNKPLFSSSFKINKRVLVVGGGVAGMQAAIDCADGGLEVVMVEKSPSIGGMMARLDKTFPTVDCSICILGPKMVDVAQHDLIKLHAYSEIAEIKGYVGNYQIKIRKKPPYVDWTKCTGCGLCMEKCPTKNAYDHFNFGAAPTRAINIPFPQAIPKKATIDPNYCRQFVKGKCGVCAKVCPTGAINYEMQEEFVTEEVGAIITATGYGLMDIERLTEYGGGRYPDVISGIQYERFLNASGPTSGHIIRPSDHEEPKTIVFVACAGSRDKSLGVPYCSNFCCMYIAKQAILTKDHIPDSQSYVFYMDIRSPGKGYDEFTRRAQEEYGAKYIRGRVSRIYPKGKKMVVRGADTLLGTQVEIEADLVVLGTAVVSAPGAAQMAEKLHISYDTFGFYVESHPKLRPVETNTSGVYLAGACQGPKDIPASVGQGSAAAAKVLSLFSKDMLESDPAIAQVNQNTCVGCLKCLKTCPFQAIVEDTLRNGKKVAKVIETVCAGCGVCTSTCPCGAIQLQHFTDNQLLAEVNAICQK
- a CDS encoding 4Fe-4S dicluster domain-containing protein, which codes for MADKGYLPKEKIKEFVEALGKDAAVFAPCLEGDTIIFRQYTPDKEISLDRPANTPPKGAIYPQCETLLSFEFKKEADNPQKMDVELKVNTDFPKAVVFGGRPCDARGFTVIDRVFVDTDTADPYYKKRRENTTVVTKCCNGPSAGCFCVGVGGGPAVTEGSDVVMTEVDGGYYLEAVTDKGKAVMSLQMIQDGASYEAKAKEANVKATAAVRNPFPEGADKISPELFDSGDFWGRVIDKCLSCGACTFLCPTCYCFNITDEQAVTTGERLRSWDSCMFQHFTLETSGHNPRPVKHKRFRNRVGHKFYYYPEKYDGAIACTGCGRCIRYCPVSVDISEIVGYLRDPKADPKEWAAKKTDAKN
- a CDS encoding hydrogenase iron-sulfur subunit, producing the protein MSEVAAKELRIVGFLCNWCSYGGADTAGVGRFKQPTDLRIIRVPCSGRVDPMFVVRALLTGADGVLVSGCHPRDCHYTDGNFYARRRLEMLKRLLPFMGIDDKRFHYTWVSASEGQRWQQVVTDFTKQVHALGPMHQK
- a CDS encoding CoB--CoM heterodisulfide reductase iron-sulfur subunit B family protein translates to MAEKEYAYFSGCSLEGTAKEYDDSLRVVMKALGVNLVEPDDWSCCGSTPAHTVDHVLAAALAARNLTLVEKMNKDVLTTPCPSCLMAFKKAQFSMSRDEAFKGEVNELLDEAYNCGVESKSSLQIIYEDIGLDAIAEKVTHIMPDLKVAPYYGCILSRPPEIAQFDDPENPVSMDKVLAAAGVQVQDFAFKMECCGAAFGVPKREMVNRLSAKVLEMAVDAGANCIAVACPLCQQNLDLRQEQVNKTTGSNFDIPVIYFTQLMGLAYGFSPKELGMDKVIVSADKITRRITKEEYAKIKEEEAAAKKPQKAKKDAAAEETN
- a CDS encoding FAD/NAD(P)-binding protein gives rise to the protein MTGNENPYLPELATVTKVIEETPNIKSFQVVFNNPETMKKFTFEPGQVGQLSVFGVGESTFVINSPPTRMEYLQFSVMKAGEVTTALHGIYEGDVIGVRAPLGNWFPYEEMKGKNILFIGGGIGLAPLRTLILYMLDNRADYKDITIIYGSRTPPDLCYKDELKEWEERSDVNLILTVDNEFPGWEKRTGFVPTVLKEEAPKSENTIAITCGPPIMIKFVLEGLAELKFPEENIMTTLEARMKCGIGLCGRCNLGHKYICKDGPVFSLKQLKELPSDE